One Carboxydocella sporoproducens DSM 16521 genomic region harbors:
- a CDS encoding cell division protein ZapA yields the protein MNTVEVTIVREKYRIKGEASPEQIEKAAALLDEMMRSILAGNPSLPLHQVAVLAALNLANDYLTLKEEYESLVKMLP from the coding sequence ATGAACACGGTAGAAGTGACGATTGTCAGAGAAAAATATCGCATAAAAGGGGAGGCCAGTCCGGAGCAGATTGAAAAGGCAGCTGCCCTGCTGGATGAAATGATGCGTTCGATTCTGGCGGGCAATCCTTCTCTGCCTTTACACCAGGTGGCTGTGCTGGCTGCCTTGAATCTGGCCAATGATTACCTGACATTAAAGGAAGAATATGAGAGTCTGGTGAAAATGCTGCCCTGA
- a CDS encoding NGG1p interacting factor NIF3 has product MKLKEIYQLAVEMGMEADPRGKQAVERDLRLTRKSYEKLEAEDKAFFDTESLTNPYSDTRILWGDPEKEVKRILVGIDIEAGELLLADRLREKGKEIDLVLAHHPEGRAFAALHQVMHIQSDLLYQWGVPVNIAESIMAGRIKEVMRNIMPYNHQRPVDVARLLEIPLMCCHTPSDNLVTSWLQKYLDEKQPETIADLLKELKTIPEYAEAARQGAGPTIFVGDESRRCGRIFVDMTGGTGGSEDAYDEWAKAGVGTLVGMHISEKHRERAEKARVNVVIAGHIASDSLGMNLFLDRLEAAGIEIIPCSGLIRVKR; this is encoded by the coding sequence ATGAAACTGAAAGAGATCTATCAGCTGGCGGTAGAAATGGGAATGGAAGCTGACCCGCGGGGGAAACAGGCAGTAGAAAGGGATTTGCGCCTGACCCGGAAAAGCTACGAAAAACTGGAAGCGGAAGATAAGGCTTTTTTCGATACCGAGTCCCTGACCAATCCTTACAGTGACACCAGGATTCTCTGGGGGGACCCGGAGAAGGAAGTCAAGCGGATTCTGGTGGGCATCGATATCGAAGCCGGTGAATTATTGCTGGCTGACCGGCTGCGGGAAAAAGGCAAGGAAATCGACCTGGTGCTGGCCCACCATCCGGAGGGGCGGGCTTTTGCGGCCCTGCATCAGGTCATGCATATCCAGTCCGACCTCCTCTATCAGTGGGGGGTGCCGGTTAATATCGCTGAAAGCATTATGGCTGGACGCATCAAGGAAGTCATGCGCAATATCATGCCCTATAACCACCAGCGTCCGGTGGATGTGGCCCGTTTGCTGGAAATCCCCCTGATGTGCTGTCATACTCCTTCGGATAACCTGGTCACTTCCTGGCTACAAAAATATCTGGACGAGAAACAGCCGGAAACCATTGCCGATTTGTTGAAAGAACTGAAAACCATCCCCGAATATGCCGAAGCAGCCCGGCAGGGGGCAGGTCCCACCATTTTCGTCGGGGATGAATCCCGCCGCTGTGGTAGGATTTTCGTGGACATGACCGGTGGCACTGGCGGTTCTGAGGATGCCTATGATGAATGGGCTAAAGCAGGAGTAGGCACTCTGGTGGGCATGCATATCAGCGAAAAACACCGGGAGCGGGCAGAAAAAGCCCGTGTCAATGTAGTGATCGCCGGCCACATTGCCAGTGACTCCCTGGGCATGAACCTTTTCCTGGACCGGCTGGAAGCGGCGGGGATTGAAATCATTCCCTGCTCTGGCCTGATTCGGGTCAAGCGCTAA
- a CDS encoding nucleotidyl transferase AbiEii/AbiGii toxin family protein, producing MAKPIGYTKGGSGLFEHIMSKERYILLEQLARHSLVQTFYLAGGTGAALYLGHRWSEDLDFFSEQEFDPFQLAGKLANFEGFLLTSQGPGTLHCFIYGVKVSFLYYPYPRLETGLTYKNIQLASLKDIALMKLVALVQRGTKKDFVDLFFLDKEQIKFEDIFKAYPDKYPVKTFQPLVFLKSLGYFDDAELEPMPRLFREVSWSEIKKYFLQRQKELTDYFICKDTNLEK from the coding sequence GTGGCAAAACCTATTGGGTATACCAAAGGAGGAAGTGGTTTGTTTGAACACATCATGTCAAAGGAACGATATATCCTTCTTGAGCAATTAGCAAGACACTCCCTGGTACAAACCTTTTATTTAGCAGGAGGGACCGGGGCAGCTCTTTATCTGGGCCACCGTTGGTCAGAAGACCTGGATTTTTTCTCAGAGCAAGAATTTGACCCTTTTCAACTTGCCGGAAAACTGGCCAATTTTGAGGGGTTTCTTTTAACCAGCCAGGGACCGGGAACTCTCCACTGTTTTATTTACGGCGTAAAAGTAAGTTTTCTCTATTATCCCTATCCCCGCCTCGAAACCGGGCTTACCTACAAAAACATTCAATTAGCATCATTAAAGGATATTGCCTTAATGAAACTGGTTGCTTTAGTGCAACGGGGGACAAAAAAAGATTTTGTGGACTTATTCTTTTTGGACAAGGAACAGATTAAGTTCGAAGATATTTTTAAAGCTTATCCGGATAAATACCCGGTTAAAACCTTTCAGCCACTGGTTTTTTTAAAATCCCTCGGATATTTTGATGATGCAGAATTAGAGCCAATGCCCAGGCTGTTTCGGGAGGTATCCTGGTCAGAGATCAAAAAATATTTTTTACAACGCCAAAAAGAATTAACAGATTATTTTATATGTAAAGACACTAATTTAGAAAAATAG
- the nuoE gene encoding NADH-quinone oxidoreductase subunit NuoE has protein sequence MTECTCKCGSKSADPRFKELDAIIAKHREEAGALIPVLHAAQQLFGYLPREVMEYIARELNVPASEVYGVVTFYSYFSTQPIGKYKIGVCLGTACYVKGSGLLLEDLKKQLGIDVGQTTPDGLFTLEATRCIGACGLAPVIAINDQVYGRLTSKDLAAILEEYRQREGQVSPAIAG, from the coding sequence ATGACTGAATGCACATGTAAGTGTGGCAGCAAAAGCGCCGACCCCAGATTCAAGGAACTGGATGCTATTATCGCCAAACACCGGGAGGAAGCAGGGGCCCTGATTCCGGTACTGCATGCCGCCCAGCAGCTGTTTGGCTATTTGCCCCGGGAGGTCATGGAATATATCGCCAGAGAACTGAATGTCCCGGCCAGTGAAGTCTACGGCGTTGTTACTTTCTATTCCTATTTCTCCACCCAGCCTATTGGCAAATACAAAATCGGTGTCTGCCTGGGCACAGCCTGTTATGTCAAAGGTTCCGGCCTGCTCCTGGAAGATCTGAAAAAGCAACTGGGCATTGACGTCGGTCAGACCACCCCTGACGGTTTGTTTACCCTGGAAGCCACCCGCTGTATCGGTGCCTGCGGTCTGGCTCCTGTTATCGCTATCAATGACCAGGTCTATGGCCGTCTGACCAGTAAAGACCTGGCTGCTATCCTGGAAGAATATCGCCAGCGGGAAGGTCAGGTTTCTCCCGCTATTGCAGGTTAA
- a CDS encoding DUF6922 domain-containing protein — translation MLPVELHQFFWEYDVQTLDQTAHWFQIIERILEYGDLEANRWLYRTYTREQIAEVVRNSRNISRRTAILWQNLLGIPKEEVVCLNTSCQRNDISFLSN, via the coding sequence ATGCTACCCGTGGAATTGCATCAATTTTTTTGGGAATATGATGTGCAAACATTAGACCAAACCGCCCATTGGTTTCAAATTATAGAACGGATCCTGGAATACGGAGATCTGGAAGCCAACCGCTGGCTTTACCGAACCTATACCAGGGAACAGATTGCAGAAGTAGTCAGGAACAGCCGGAATATATCCAGGAGGACGGCTATTCTGTGGCAAAACCTATTGGGTATACCAAAGGAGGAAGTGGTTTGTTTGAACACATCATGTCAAAGGAACGATATATCCTTCTTGAGCAATTAG
- a CDS encoding protease complex subunit PrcB family protein, translating to MINLGQKPSAGYGLEVAGVEEIEGVVTVRVREKVPPPDAVTAAVLTYPQLIIRVKPLAGWRWRIVSESGVEFKLLQEIKAPPVYYTVQGQYLGRQGAMAFKARVQGKVLVFRYQGKLNFRKGSRISIKYYWNAKKERQAVEVRCR from the coding sequence GTGATTAATCTGGGGCAAAAGCCCTCGGCTGGTTACGGGCTGGAGGTAGCAGGGGTGGAAGAAATCGAAGGAGTGGTCACGGTACGGGTGCGGGAAAAGGTACCGCCTCCTGATGCTGTGACAGCCGCTGTGCTTACCTATCCGCAGCTGATAATCCGGGTTAAACCTCTGGCAGGCTGGCGCTGGCGGATAGTGTCTGAAAGTGGGGTTGAATTCAAGCTGCTGCAAGAAATAAAAGCCCCGCCGGTCTATTATACCGTACAGGGGCAGTATCTGGGACGGCAGGGAGCTATGGCTTTCAAGGCCCGGGTGCAGGGGAAAGTGCTGGTTTTTCGTTACCAGGGTAAGCTCAATTTCCGCAAGGGTAGCCGGATCAGTATTAAATATTACTGGAATGCCAAGAAGGAGCGGCAGGCGGTAGAAGTACGGTGTCGCTAG